DNA from Vicinamibacterales bacterium:
CCCTGCTGGCACTCGGGGCAGGGCTAATGGCGGTTGGCTTCCTTGGAACATTCTTCGGCAATCTGATTAAGGCGGGGGTGAGCCGTCAGCGTGAGTTTCTGGCGGACGCCTCGGCTGTGCAGTTTACCCGCCAGCCGGCAGGCATCGCTGGTGCGCTGAAACGGATTGGCGGATTCCTGAACGGGTCGACGGTCCAGAGTCCGAACGCGCCAGAAGCCAGCCATATGTTTTTCGGCCAGGCCACATCTGGGCTCAGCGGGCTGTCAGCCACCCATCCTCCGCTTGCGGAGCGCATCCGGCAACTTGAGCCATCGTGGAATGGCCAGTTTGCCGAGGGGGTTCCACGGACAGGGAGCGCCTCCGCCCCACACCCTTCCGCCGCGGGCGTCGCCGGCTTGGCGGGCGCAGAGGCTGTCAATGGCGCCGCCGCACAGAGCGTGACAAGCGCAGTCGACCACATTGGGCAGCCGAACACCGCCCATCTTCATTATGCTGCGGGACTTCTCGATGAATTGCCCACGGCGATCATCGATGCCAGCCGCGAGCCGTACGGCGCGCGGGCCCTTATTTATGCCTTACTGATTGATCGCCGGACTGAGGCCCGAAAGGTCCAGCTCGCACACTTGTCCAGAGCCGCGGACCCGGGCGTCTGCAAGGAAACCCTCAAACTCCTGCCGCTTATCGAGCAACTCAACGCGAGGGTTCGACTTCCGCTCGTCGACATCACGCTGTCAGCGCTGCGCGCCTTGACCGACGCGCAGTACCAGCAGTTCAAGCAAAACATCGTCGAATTGGTGGAGGCCGACCGTACCATCGACCTCTTCGAATGGTCACTGCAGCGGATCCTCTTGCACGATTTGGAGGTTCAGCGGTTCTGCGCCACGCCTGGTCGAGTCCGATACCGCAAACTATACCGCCTTCAGCCGCACTATGAATTGTTGCTGTCAACGTTGGCCTATACGGGTCATCGGAACGAGGCTGCGGCTCGAGAGGCATTCGAGCAGGCGAAACGGCTTGTGGCCCTGCCGCAGGCACGTTTCCGACAGGCCGAAGAGTGTGGGCTTGAGGCGGTTGATGCCGCCCTGACTGTTCTGGAGGAAGCCGCGCCACGGGTCAAGCGACAGGTGCTTCAGGCGGCCGCAGCGTGCATCGCCGCCGACCGGAAGGTCACCATTGCTGAGGCGGAGCTGCTGAGAGCGATATCTGCGTCGTTGGGCTGTCCAATGCCGCCGCTCCTATCCATGTGAGATGTTCCTCGTTCCGCTGGTCAGAGATTGCGGAACCTCCAACCAATTTGGCGTCTCCAAGGGGAATCGCACTTATGTGGACGCCAATACTCCAAGGAAAAGCGCAGGTTGCGGCGTGAACTCGGTCAGGTTGCAATGTAGACAACAAGACGAGAACCATGTCCTTCGAACCCGGTCAGTCGGGCAACCCGCTCGGACGCCCGAGAGGATCGCGGAACCAGCGCTCCTGTCGGCTGCGAGTTCTCTTTTTCCGGTGTGATTTCTTTCTGCCAGTCCGCAATGTCTGTTTTTCACCGTTTCGTGAAAACGAGGAATCCTTCGATCTATTGAGCTTTCGTCTTGATGGGGTTGTCGGTTGTTGTTTCAGCTTCCGGCTCGGTTTTAATTTCGAAGGAACCGTTGTAATAAGAAATCCTGAAACCGGTTCCTGTTTGATTGGTTTTTTACTGAGTCGCTCGATAGCAGCTAATTTTTTTTGTTCCTGAGGTGCGACGAGAGAAATAGCATTACCGCTGCCGCCGGCTCTGGCTGTGCGACCAATCCGATGTATGTAGTCCTCAGGTGTATCAGGCAACTCAAAATTTATGACGTGGCTGATGCCTTCAACATCAAGACCGCGGGCAGCGATATCCGTCGCGATGAGAATGTCAAACTTTCCGTCTCGGAAATGTGCCAATGCTCGCATCCTAGCATTCTGACTCTTATTACTGTGAATGGCCGTGGCAGCGTGGCCGGACTTGTCTAATACCTTGGCTAACTGGTTCGCTCGGGCTTTAGTGCGAGTAAACACCAAAGTTCGATGCATGTTTCTGTTCTTTAGAATGGCTTTAAGTAACTCCTTCTTGCGATCCGTTGGAACAGGGTGAACTACCTGCG
Protein-coding regions in this window:
- a CDS encoding M48 family metallopeptidase → MATDFFERQDIARRNTGRLVLLFVLAVLAIMVSIYLLLAVTMGYLSRDPETGAIDWSLTGDLQLVGIAVVGTLVVVGGGTLFKIAQLRAGGRVIADELGGRRLNPDTSVPAERQLLNVVEEMAIASGTPAPPVYLLDEEEGINAFAAGFTINDAVIGVTRGAVERLPRDELQGVIAHEFSHILNGDMCLNIRLIGLLNGILIIGILGYFMFRVSAFSSYRQRRSSRDSSPLALLALGAGLMAVGFLGTFFGNLIKAGVSRQREFLADASAVQFTRQPAGIAGALKRIGGFLNGSTVQSPNAPEASHMFFGQATSGLSGLSATHPPLAERIRQLEPSWNGQFAEGVPRTGSASAPHPSAAGVAGLAGAEAVNGAAAQSVTSAVDHIGQPNTAHLHYAAGLLDELPTAIIDASREPYGARALIYALLIDRRTEARKVQLAHLSRAADPGVCKETLKLLPLIEQLNARVRLPLVDITLSALRALTDAQYQQFKQNIVELVEADRTIDLFEWSLQRILLHDLEVQRFCATPGRVRYRKLYRLQPHYELLLSTLAYTGHRNEAAAREAFEQAKRLVALPQARFRQAEECGLEAVDAALTVLEEAAPRVKRQVLQAAAACIAADRKVTIAEAELLRAISASLGCPMPPLLSM
- a CDS encoding DEAD/DEAH box helicase; this translates as MNFTELGLRSEIVRAIAGYKTPTSIQEKAIPVVLESRDLIACAQTGTGKTAAFLLPILQQLSIGRPSVGPRALVIAPTRELAAQIGDMTKRYGKHLNLRSTVVYGGVGMGPQKRKLVGKLDLLIATPGRLLDHIRRKQAPLNHIHTIVLDEADRMLDMGFLPDVRRILSVLPKKRQNLFFSATMPGEIEALIRRTSREPVMVEVARRATPVSSVTQVVHPVPTDRKKELLKAILKNRNMHRTLVFTRTKARANQLAKVLDKSGHAATAIHSNKSQNARMRALAHFRDGKFDILIATDIAARGLDVEGISHVINFELPDTPEDYIHRIGRTARAGGSGNAISLVAPQEQKKLAAIERLSKKPIKQEPVSGFLITTVPSKLKPSRKLKQQPTTPSRRKLNRSKDSSFSRNGEKQTLRTGRKKSHRKKRTRSRQERWFRDPLGRPSGLPD